In Rhodococcus qingshengii JCM 15477, the sequence CTTGTTCTGCTCGGCGCACTTCCGACTCTGTACGACGCTCGAACCACGCACAGTCGCGACGTGCTCGCCGACGTCAGCGACCGCTACTCCCTGGCCGTTCTGGCGCCTCCGATCCCACGCACCGTCAAGTTCGCCGAGGCGTCCGCGTCGGGCGCGACGGTCCTCGCCGGACGAAAGAACAAGGGTGCGGATGCCTATCGTGAACTCGCGGACAATCTCGTAAAGCATTGGGCTGGAAACGAAGTCGTGACTTTCGCGCCGGAGCTGGCGATCTGAGGAAGGTGAGCTTCTAGCGCAGCGCGAACAAGGTATCGCCGCGCTGTTCCAGAATCGTCTCGCCCGCACTGGCGAGCACGATCGGTGTCGCCGTCTCACCGCGGTCGACTGCGATCATGCGCTGCACCGCTCCGTCCGACGGACTGACGGCTGCAATGCCGCCCGGAACGGGGATGAGCATCTGACCGGCAACCATGCTTCCGGGTCCGGACGTTCCGTTGACGATCCACGTCGGAGCCAGATCGCTCAGGCGCAGGTTGACGGTCTGCGAGCCGGTCCACCACGTGATCGAAGCCTTGTCGGCGTGGGTGCGGGCGCCTTCGGTCACCGTTCCCTCGATCGGATAGTCGACGATCGGATTGCCGGATCCGTCGAAAATGGTGATGCGAGAAACGGTTCCGTTGGCGGCAGGGAGGTAGACGGCCGTCTTTTCGCCGGCCACGGCAAGCAGGCGGGCGCCCTCGGAGTCGAGGAGAATCGCGGATCCGTACTCTTCGGGTTCCTGGGCGTCCTTGGGTGCGGGATTCATCACCGTCAACCTGTTGGAGGCTTCACCGGGGCAGCGCTCGAGTACCGAGACTCGGTTGGCGCTCGACGCAGCGTCGAGCAGCGTGCATCCGGTGCGGGGTTGCTTGTTGGGGTTGACCTTCGCGTCGACCCGGCCGTACTCGAGGGTTCGGACGAGGTCCGAGCGCCACAGCTCCATTCGCTCACTGCCGCGCGAAATCAGGTAGGTGCCGTCCGCTGAAAGGCTGACCGCAGAATCGGCGTCGCTGTTGCGCTGGTCCTTTCGGGCGCCGGTGTCGGCGACCAGCGACGTGACCTGAGAGCAACCGCGATCGTCCTGATAGACGCTGACGACGCGATCCCACGAACCGATCGCGCCGCACAGCGGAATGTTGCGCGCGTATCGCCATACTTCTTCGCCCGTTGCCGGATCGCGGCCGATCACCTCGGAGCCGTCGGCGGTGACGACGGCATTTCCGACGGTGATCGGTGCCGTCGAGTCGGCACTGGGAGATTCCCACGTCTGCTTCAGGATGTCGGGTAACAACACCGACGTCGACAGAGGTGGGAGTGGAGATTCGGCGGTGACCGAGGTGGTTCCGCGCGCATCACTGCGCAACCACACAACGGTCACCGCCACGATTACGGCCAGCGCGATTGCCAGCGCACCGATCACATCTGAGCGAGTACGCCTTTCGGGAGCCAGCACATCGGCAGCTTACTCTGCGGCGCCTGCTGTCGCGGAAGCCGCGGGGCGACGACGCCGACGGCGACGCGGCTTGGCCGCTCCGTCTTCGTCCGAGTTCTCGGCAGCGGTTGCCGCGGGTGCCGAAGGGGGAGCTGTGGTGGCGCCGGCGGTGGTGGACGTCGGGGCGTCGGTCGAAGCGCCGGCGCGGGTGCGGCGACGGGTCCGGTTGCGGCGGGGAGCGGCCTTCTCTTCGTTGCCGTCCGAGTCGGTCGACTTCGGCGCGTCTGCTTTTTCCGTTGCTGCCTTGTCCGTTGCTGCCTTCTCAGGTGCGGCCTTGGCCTTGCGAACAGTGCCCTTGGCATCGGCCGGAATGGACAACTCTTCGTAGAGGTGCGGCGAGCTGGAGTAGGTCTCGACCGGGTCGGGGATTCCGAGGCTCAGTGCCTTGTCGATGAGCTGCCAGCGAGGGATGTCGTCCCAGTCGACCAGCGTGACGGCGATGCCGGTGCGTCCGGCGCGGCCGGTACGACCGATGCGGTGGACGTAGGTCTTCTCGTCCTCGGGGCACTGGTAGTTGATGACGTGGGTGACGTCGTCGATGTCGATACCGCGGGCAGCGACGTCGGTGGCGACCAGAACGTCGACCTTGCCGTTACGGAAGCCCTTCAGCGCCTTTTCACGGGCGATCTGTCCGAGGTCACCGTGGACGGCACCGACGGAGAAGCCGCGTTCCGCGAGATCGTCGGCCACCTTCTGGGCTGTGCGCTTGGTGCGGGTGAAGATCATCGTCGCGCCGCGGCCTTCGGCCTGCAGGACGCGGGCGACCATCTCGGCCTTGTCGAGCGCGTGTGCACGGTAGATGTGCTGGCTGGTGCGATCGTGCACCGCGGAGGATTCGGCCTCTTCGGCGCGGATGTGCGTCGGCTGCGTCAGGAAGGTACGAGCCAGGGTGATGATCGGGCCGGGCATCGTCGCGGAGAAGAGCATCGTCTGACGCTTGTCGGGGACCATGCCCATGAGGCGTTCGATGTCGGGGAGGAATCCCAGGTCGAGCATTTCGTCGGCCTCGTCGAGGACGAGAACGCCCACCTTGCCCAGGATCAGGTGCGACTGGTTGGCGAGGTCGAGCAGGCGACCCGGGGTGCCGACGACAACGTCGACGCCCTTCTGGAGTGCCGAGATCTGCGCCTCGTACGGACGGCCGCCGTAGATGGGCAGAACCTGGAGACCGCGGTCGCCGACCCGGAGGTACTTGCTGGCGTTCTCGAGGTCGCGGGCAACCTGGATGCACAGCTCGCGGGTGGGAACGATGATCAGAGCGCGGGGCGTGCCGTCGAGAACAGCTGTGCCGTTCTCGGCGGTGACGATGCGATGCAGGAGCGGGACGCCGAAACCGAAGGTCTTGCCCATTCCGGTGCGGGCCTGACCGATGAGGTCGTCACCGGCGAGAGCCAACGGAAGGGTGAGTTCCTGGATGGCGAAGGTGCGCTCGATGCCGATCTCGTTCAGTGCGCGGACGATTTCGTCGCGGACACCGAGTTCGGCGAAGCTCGGGGGTACATGGGTGTCGTCGAGCTGGACGGAAACGGTGTTCTCGGTTGCTTCGTCTTCGTGGTCGACAGTGATCTTGCTCAGGGGACTAGCCTTTCCTCGTGGCGGTACGCACGCACAAGGTAAGGGGCCAGGCCGTAAGTCGGCCGATGTCGATGCCCTCTTTTTCTTCGGTCATGCCTACGCCTCAGCACTGAATTCCACTCGGACGAATTCGAACCGTCCGGAGATCTCGGCGAAGCGGGCGACAACCGTCGATGCAGGTGCGCGCACATTATCGGTGGGGTTCGTGTGAATACAGCCGTCCCGGCTAACCAATTGGCCCGGGGGAACTGGCGAACTCCCAAGACCATTGTAGCTGCACGTTGTCCGTCCCTCGCGATGACATGTCGAAGATCACCGAATCGGACATGCGGTCCTTGCCGGTCGCGTCGGCCGTCGAAGCACTACAGTTCGTAGTCATGGGCGCACACGATCTTGATGCTTCGACGGACGCTGGAACCGGAGGCCGAGTCGCTTCCGATCACCCTGGCGTGATCGATTTGTTTGCCGTTCTCGCGTATGGCGAGATTTCGGCGTTCTACCGTTTGGCGGAGGACGCACAAATGGCACCGGACCTGCGAGGCAAGGTGGCGTTCGCCAGCATGGCCGCCGCCGAGATGGACCACTTCGAGACTCTGGAAACGGCGTTGACGGAACGTGGCCACGAGATCTTCGCCGTCATGGACCCGTTCGTTCGAGCTCTCGACAACTACCACGCGTCGACGACACCGTCGACGTGGCTGGAATCGCTCGTGAAGGCGTACGTCGGCGACGGAATCGCTGCCGACTTCTATCGCGAGATCGGGCACTCCCTCCCGGCGGATGTCGCGGAAATCGTCGAGGACGTGCTGTCCCAGACGGGCCACTCGGAGTTCGTGGTGCTCGAGGTGAAGGCAGCAGTGGAGGCCAGTACTCGCGCCAAGGACCGGTTGATGCTGTGGGGACGCCGTCTTCTGGGCGAAGCAATCACGCAGGCACAGTTCGTGCTGGCGCAGCGTGAAGATCTCACCGATCTGGTGATCTCCGCCTCCGGCGACCTCAACGGAGTTGTCGCGTTGTTCGACGGCATGCAGGCAAAGCATGCCGAGCGGATGGCGATTCTCGGACTCGTCTAGGTGCCTGTTCGCTCTGGGCACAGCGTGCAGAGGAGCGTGGGCGGTCGTTGCTGCATTAGCCTTGCGTCGACAACGGATGTAATTCACGAACAGTTCGGAGGTTGACCGTGGAGGTCAAGATCGGTGTAATCGACAGCCCGCGTGAGCTCATCGTCAACAGCGAACAGACCCCTGACGAGGTCGAGACACTGGTCGCGGCTGTCCTCGGTGGCCGCGAGCCGGTTCTGGCTCTCGTCGACGACAAGGGCCGCAAGTTCCTGGTGCAGGCTTCTCGTGTGGCGTACGTGGAGATCGGTCCGTCCGATATCCGCAAGGTCGGATTCGCGCCTACCGTCTGACGCGTAGCTGTAACAGCAGAATGGGCGGGCAGTCGTGAGACTGCCCGCCCATTCTCGTTCGGGTTCCGGTTACTTCGTTTCGGCTTGCAGCGGCACGTGTGAGAGACCGCCCCACGCGAGGGTCACGGTGATTTCCACGGCTTCTTCCTTCGGGATCGGCCGCGCGGCCTCGAGCCAGTACCGCGCAGTGAACTGGCTGGCACCGACAAGACCGACCGCAAGGATGCGCGCGCGGTACGGATCGAGTCCGGAATCCTGACTCACCAGGTCGAACACGGCGTCGACGCAGGCTTCGGTGGCTTGTTCGACGCGTGTCTGGACCTGAGGTTCGCCCATGATGTCGGACTCGAACACCAGGCGGAAGCCCTGGGAGTCGTTGTCGACGAAGTCGAAGAACGCCTGGACCGCGGCGCGGACACGCTGTTTGTTGTCCGTCGTCGATCGCAGGGCCTGGCGTACACCCGAGATGAGGCTGTCGACGTAACTCTGCAGGACAGCGACGTACAGTTCGAGTTTGCCTGGGAAATGTTGGTACAGAACTGGCTTGCTGACACCGGCACATTCGGCGATCTCGTCCATGCCGGCCGAGTGGTACCCGTTCGCAACGAATACCTCACTTGCAGCTGCGAGGAGCTGGAGGCGGCGCGCATCGCGGGGGAGGCGGGTGCTGCGACGTGTTCCGGCAGGCTTGCCAGCCGTTGTACCGCGATCGGAGTCAGTCCGATCCGCGAGTTCTGTCATGTCGCTTCCAATCTGAGCAAAAGTAATTCGGTCGGCGCGCGGATCCGCGAGTCGCGTGTGCGTACCCGCCAGTATCCTCCGTCACACCGGTCGTAGCCGAATGAACGATACCGTGTGTCGCCCGGGCGAGTCGCGCGTGCCTCGGTGAGCGAGACCAGCGGTCTTTCTCGTTACAGGACGGGCTGCCATGACACGCCAGGACCAGCAAGTTTCGGTCAGCCCGGGCGAGCGACTTGCCGTGTGTGAGATTCTGGACGACGTGACTGACCCAGGGGGACCGCGCATGCGTGGACGAACTACGCAGAACCCTGAACGTGAGGAACGTCGAATGCGTAGCGGAACTGGAGCGCCTCGCGACGAACGTCGGCCGGAGGTGCCGGATGATCGTGCCTACGGCGAACGCGACTATCGCGGCATTTCCTCCCATCAGCCTTTGCGCGCCCAATGGGATCCGACCAAACGAGAAGTGGGCCGAACCCCGCGTAATCCGCGACCGGACCGGGCAGCGCGAAAGCAGAGCAAGCTCGGGCGCTTCGTCTCGACCTACGGTTGGCGGGCCTACGCGATTCCGGTTCTCGTGGTGCTCACCATTCTTGTGATCGTCGATGCGGTACGGCCGGACGCCACAGACTCCGCGAGCAAGACGTCGGCCACCGCCGACCTCGCGCACAGCACCGACGGAACCGATGTCATCGGTGCCCCACCGGCCGGAGACGGAACTTTTGCCTCGTCGATACCGTCCGGTGCCCTTCCCGACGGTGGTCCGTTCACCGTCGCGGGGGGTGGAACGTGGCACGTCGTACCAGGTACGACGGGCAAGGTCGGACAGGGAACCGAACGCGAGTTCACGTACACGGTCGAGATCGAGGACGGCGTCGACACGACCGGCTTCGGCGGAGACGAATCGTACGGACGCATGGTCGACCAGACACTGGCCAATCCGAAGAGTTGGACCAACGATCCCAAGGTCGCGTTCCGGCGCGTCGACGCCGGCGAGCCGGACTTCCGGATCTCCTTGACCTCACAGATGACGATCCGCGAAGGCTGTGGATACGAAATCGAACTCGAAGGATCCTGCTACAACCCGAGCATGGACCGAGTCCTGCTCAACGAACCGCGATGGGTGCGAGGCGCCATTTCGTTCCAGGGCGACATCGGCTCGTATCGGCAGTATCAGATCAATCACGAGGTCGGCCATGCCATCGGATACGCCGCTCATCAGCCGTGCGAGACCGAAGGCGGACTCGCACCGATCATGATGCAGCAGACCTTCGGAACCGCGAACAACGACATCGCTAGGCTTGATCCCGAGGGCGTCGTTCCGATGAACGGACTCACGTGCCGCTTCAATCCGTGGCCGTACCCCCGAGCGTGACCGGATCGAGAATCCCTGATCTCGTCTTGAACTAGGAGTGTTTCGCGGTGTCTGCAACACCCGTCGTATTGCCACCACTGGTGGAGCCGGCATCCCAGTTGAGCCGGGAGGAAGTTGCCCGATACAGCCGGCACCTGATCATCCCGAACATAGGCATGACCGGTCAGAAGCGGCTCAAGAATGCACGAGTCCTGTTCATCGGCGCCGGTGGATTGGGTTCACCGGCACTGCTCTACCTCGCGGCCGCAGGAGTGGGCACCATCGGGATCGCCGAGTTCGACGAGGTCGACATGTCGAACCTGCAGCGTCAGGTGATTCACGGACGCTCCGACGTCGGACGCCCGAAGGCGCTCAGCGCGAAGGAGTCGATTCTCGAAATCAACGAGCACGTCGACGTCCGGTTGCACGAGTTCCGCCTGGACAACTCCAACGCGGTCGAACTGTTCTCCGAGTACGACCTGATCCTGGACGGTACGGACAACTTCGCGACGCGGTACCTCGTCAACGATGCTGCCGTCATCGCGGGAAAGCCGTACGTGTGGGGCTCGATCTACCGCTTCGAAGGGCAGGTCTCGGTCTTCTGGGAAGACGCCCCGGACGGCGCGGGACTGAACTATCGCGATCTTTACCCGGAGGCGCCGCCGCCAGGCATGGTCCCCTCGTGCGCCGAGGGTGGTGTGCTCGGAGTCCTGCCCGCGACCGTCGGTTCGATCATGGCGACCGAGGCGGTCAAGCTCATCACGGGGATCGGCGAACCGCTTCTCGGACGCCTGATGATCTACGACGCACTTGCGATGACGTTCCGGACGATCCGCCTTCAGCGTGATCCGACCCGCGTGCCGGTCACCGCCTTGATCGACTACGACGCGTTCTGCGGTGTCGTGTCCGAAGAGGCGAGTGCCGCTGCTGTCGGTTCGACGATCACGGCGCCCGAACTGGAGGCCATGATCGGCGAGGGACGGTCGATCGAGCTGGTCGACGTACGAGAACCGGTTGAATGGGACATCATGCATCTGCCGGGGGCCGTGCTGATCCCGAAGGACCGCATCCTGTCCGGTGAAGCTCTGGCGACGTTGCCGCAGAACAAGCAGATAGTGCTGTACTGCAAAACCGGCATTCGTTCCGCCGAGGCATTGGCATTTCTCAAGAACGCCGGTTTCTCCGACGCGGTCCACGTTCAAGGCGGCGCGATCGCCTGGGCGAACCAGGTGGATGCGAGTCTGCCGGTCTACTAGGCGCGCCTCGCGGGAGGCGGCGCCGCGCACCGGTAGCGTTGGGGTGTGAGCACAGGCCAACCTCCCCAGCACGTGTGCTCCACCTTCGGCCTCCGTGAAGTCGATCCCATCCCACTCGGTGCGGATTGGGACGGCGGGTGGCTGTGTGGAGACGTCGTCCTTTCAGCAGTCGCGGATCATGCCCGCGCAGCGTGGTCGGCGAAGGTGCGAGAGAACCTCGAAGTCGACGGCGTTCGGCTGGCTCGACCGGTGCGTTCGACCGACGGTCGTTACGTCGTCTCGGGCTGGCGTGCCGACACCTTCATCGTCGGATCGCCGGAACCACGTCACGACGAAGTGGTCTCGATGTCCTGCCGACTGCATGCGGCGACGGCCTCGCTCGAGCGCCCGCGCTTCCTTGCGCAACCGCCCGTGCCGCCGTGGGCCGAGGTCGACGTATTCGTCGCCGCTGATCGCGCGGCATGGGAAACGGTTCCGCTGAGGATCGCGAAGGGCGTCGAGCAACTCGAGACGCCCACTCCTGACGGTCGCAAGAGTCTGGAACTGATCGCCGGGCTCGCTACTTTGCGTAAGCCGGTGCAGAGCCCGGACCAGCTCGTGCACGGCGATCTGTTCGGGACAGTGCTGTTCTCGGGCAGTATGGCGCCCGGAATCACCGACATCACGCCGTATTGGCGGCCGGCTGCGTGGGCCGCCGCCGTCGCTGTGGTCGACGCGATCTCGTGGGGCGGTGCCGACGAGGCACTGGTCGGCCGGTGGGAAGATCTCCCCGAGTGGCCGCAGATGCTTCTACGTGCGGTGATGTTCCGCTTGGCGGTTCATGTTCTGCATCCTCGCTCGACGGCGGACGCGTTCCCGGGGTTGGCCCGTACGTCCGACATCGTGCGCTTGCTGCTCTAGATCGGGGCGCCGGTACCGAAGTCCGAGACCAGGCCCTCGAACAGCTCGCGTGCGGCGTTCGAGGCGGCCACGGTGTTCCCGTCGACGACAGCGTTGACGAGGTTTCCGTGCTGCGAGTGGAATCCTTCGCCGGTTGCATCGATGTGCTGTTGGATCGTGGTCTCGATGACCGGGAGCAGGGAGTCGTAGAACTCCAGGTAGACCTCGTTGTGGCTGGCCGCGACGATTGCTCGGTGCAGGGCG encodes:
- a CDS encoding Rv3212 family protein translates to MLAPERRTRSDVIGALAIALAVIVAVTVVWLRSDARGTTSVTAESPLPPLSTSVLLPDILKQTWESPSADSTAPITVGNAVVTADGSEVIGRDPATGEEVWRYARNIPLCGAIGSWDRVVSVYQDDRGCSQVTSLVADTGARKDQRNSDADSAVSLSADGTYLISRGSERMELWRSDLVRTLEYGRVDAKVNPNKQPRTGCTLLDAASSANRVSVLERCPGEASNRLTVMNPAPKDAQEPEEYGSAILLDSEGARLLAVAGEKTAVYLPAANGTVSRITIFDGSGNPIVDYPIEGTVTEGARTHADKASITWWTGSQTVNLRLSDLAPTWIVNGTSGPGSMVAGQMLIPVPGGIAAVSPSDGAVQRMIAVDRGETATPIVLASAGETILEQRGDTLFALR
- a CDS encoding DEAD/DEAH box helicase — its product is MSKITVDHEDEATENTVSVQLDDTHVPPSFAELGVRDEIVRALNEIGIERTFAIQELTLPLALAGDDLIGQARTGMGKTFGFGVPLLHRIVTAENGTAVLDGTPRALIIVPTRELCIQVARDLENASKYLRVGDRGLQVLPIYGGRPYEAQISALQKGVDVVVGTPGRLLDLANQSHLILGKVGVLVLDEADEMLDLGFLPDIERLMGMVPDKRQTMLFSATMPGPIITLARTFLTQPTHIRAEEAESSAVHDRTSQHIYRAHALDKAEMVARVLQAEGRGATMIFTRTKRTAQKVADDLAERGFSVGAVHGDLGQIAREKALKGFRNGKVDVLVATDVAARGIDIDDVTHVINYQCPEDEKTYVHRIGRTGRAGRTGIAVTLVDWDDIPRWQLIDKALSLGIPDPVETYSSSPHLYEELSIPADAKGTVRKAKAAPEKAATDKAATEKADAPKSTDSDGNEEKAAPRRNRTRRRTRAGASTDAPTSTTAGATTAPPSAPAATAAENSDEDGAAKPRRRRRRRPAASATAGAAE
- a CDS encoding ferritin-like fold-containing protein — encoded protein: MGAHDLDASTDAGTGGRVASDHPGVIDLFAVLAYGEISAFYRLAEDAQMAPDLRGKVAFASMAAAEMDHFETLETALTERGHEIFAVMDPFVRALDNYHASTTPSTWLESLVKAYVGDGIAADFYREIGHSLPADVAEIVEDVLSQTGHSEFVVLEVKAAVEASTRAKDRLMLWGRRLLGEAITQAQFVLAQREDLTDLVISASGDLNGVVALFDGMQAKHAERMAILGLV
- a CDS encoding DUF3107 domain-containing protein translates to MEVKIGVIDSPRELIVNSEQTPDEVETLVAAVLGGREPVLALVDDKGRKFLVQASRVAYVEIGPSDIRKVGFAPTV
- a CDS encoding TetR/AcrR family transcriptional regulator, with translation MTELADRTDSDRGTTAGKPAGTRRSTRLPRDARRLQLLAAASEVFVANGYHSAGMDEIAECAGVSKPVLYQHFPGKLELYVAVLQSYVDSLISGVRQALRSTTDNKQRVRAAVQAFFDFVDNDSQGFRLVFESDIMGEPQVQTRVEQATEACVDAVFDLVSQDSGLDPYRARILAVGLVGASQFTARYWLEAARPIPKEEAVEITVTLAWGGLSHVPLQAETK
- a CDS encoding DUF3152 domain-containing protein, which codes for MRSGTGAPRDERRPEVPDDRAYGERDYRGISSHQPLRAQWDPTKREVGRTPRNPRPDRAARKQSKLGRFVSTYGWRAYAIPVLVVLTILVIVDAVRPDATDSASKTSATADLAHSTDGTDVIGAPPAGDGTFASSIPSGALPDGGPFTVAGGGTWHVVPGTTGKVGQGTEREFTYTVEIEDGVDTTGFGGDESYGRMVDQTLANPKSWTNDPKVAFRRVDAGEPDFRISLTSQMTIREGCGYEIELEGSCYNPSMDRVLLNEPRWVRGAISFQGDIGSYRQYQINHEVGHAIGYAAHQPCETEGGLAPIMMQQTFGTANNDIARLDPEGVVPMNGLTCRFNPWPYPRA
- the moeZ gene encoding adenylyltransferase/sulfurtransferase MoeZ, whose protein sequence is MSATPVVLPPLVEPASQLSREEVARYSRHLIIPNIGMTGQKRLKNARVLFIGAGGLGSPALLYLAAAGVGTIGIAEFDEVDMSNLQRQVIHGRSDVGRPKALSAKESILEINEHVDVRLHEFRLDNSNAVELFSEYDLILDGTDNFATRYLVNDAAVIAGKPYVWGSIYRFEGQVSVFWEDAPDGAGLNYRDLYPEAPPPGMVPSCAEGGVLGVLPATVGSIMATEAVKLITGIGEPLLGRLMIYDALAMTFRTIRLQRDPTRVPVTALIDYDAFCGVVSEEASAAAVGSTITAPELEAMIGEGRSIELVDVREPVEWDIMHLPGAVLIPKDRILSGEALATLPQNKQIVLYCKTGIRSAEALAFLKNAGFSDAVHVQGGAIAWANQVDASLPVY
- a CDS encoding TIGR02569 family protein, with protein sequence MSTGQPPQHVCSTFGLREVDPIPLGADWDGGWLCGDVVLSAVADHARAAWSAKVRENLEVDGVRLARPVRSTDGRYVVSGWRADTFIVGSPEPRHDEVVSMSCRLHAATASLERPRFLAQPPVPPWAEVDVFVAADRAAWETVPLRIAKGVEQLETPTPDGRKSLELIAGLATLRKPVQSPDQLVHGDLFGTVLFSGSMAPGITDITPYWRPAAWAAAVAVVDAISWGGADEALVGRWEDLPEWPQMLLRAVMFRLAVHVLHPRSTADAFPGLARTSDIVRLLL